A section of the Paenibacillus aurantius genome encodes:
- a CDS encoding DUF3995 domain-containing protein, with translation MSVRRKRWPVVCGVVWSLLFACMSFYWAGGGSLGVETLGPEISRQAVLRDDSFILVVWLTGAAKVAGALVLIALEIRWTIRFLPTALRFAAMIGGIFLFLYGLLNFAAVLLALAGVLDLPVDRYSAWWRIFFWEPFWMAGGLFYFFSGRRASQNLIIPKQ, from the coding sequence ATGTCCGTTCGGCGAAAACGATGGCCGGTTGTTTGCGGGGTCGTTTGGTCCTTGCTGTTCGCCTGTATGAGCTTTTATTGGGCGGGTGGCGGCTCGCTTGGTGTCGAGACGCTCGGACCGGAAATCTCGAGGCAAGCCGTCTTGAGGGACGACAGCTTTATCCTTGTCGTATGGTTGACGGGAGCGGCTAAGGTGGCCGGAGCGCTTGTCTTAATCGCTCTGGAGATCCGTTGGACCATCCGGTTCCTTCCCACAGCGCTCCGCTTCGCCGCCATGATCGGGGGAATTTTCCTGTTTCTTTACGGGCTGCTCAACTTCGCGGCCGTGCTGCTCGCCCTGGCCGGCGTGCTGGACTTGCCCGTCGACCGTTACTCGGCGTGGTGGCGGATCTTCTTCTGGGAGCCGTTCTGGATGGCGGGCGGCCTGTTCTATTTCTTTTCCGGCCGGCGGGCGAGTCAGAACCTAATAATCCCTAAACAATAA
- a CDS encoding FixH family protein produces MELKRLMYMLPCLLFLLAMTAYSQNLQQTAHPSSTPVEATFTLEPSQPAARDNVTFAVTVTQDGKPVDDASEVIFEWWKEGQEPHMMLPATFQKDGLYIATQAITEPGSYFVYYHVSARNLHTMEKIPFTVTATKEPSASATTQDSPVETIAGSQHELSATHDHGKTL; encoded by the coding sequence ATGGAATTGAAACGCTTGATGTACATGCTGCCGTGCCTACTATTTCTCCTTGCCATGACCGCATATAGTCAAAATCTTCAACAAACAGCTCATCCATCTTCTACACCAGTCGAAGCCACATTCACGCTCGAACCGAGTCAACCTGCTGCCAGAGACAACGTTACTTTTGCGGTAACCGTTACCCAGGATGGTAAACCAGTGGATGACGCAAGCGAAGTCATATTTGAATGGTGGAAAGAGGGGCAGGAGCCTCATATGATGCTACCTGCCACTTTCCAAAAGGATGGACTCTACATCGCTACGCAGGCCATCACTGAACCGGGATCGTACTTCGTCTATTACCATGTGTCGGCACGTAATCTCCACACCATGGAAAAGATCCCTTTCACGGTTACTGCTACGAAGGAACCATCCGCTTCCGCAACGACACAAGATTCGCCAGTTGAAACGATTGCTGGCAGTCAACATGAGTTGAGTGCCACCCATGATCATGGAAAGACTTTATGA
- a CDS encoding MarR family winged helix-turn-helix transcriptional regulator, with the protein MKDEYYFELRSSVQNFVKLFGLLETNATPCGYPLSVSQVYALQELESNQLSITELASKLELERSSVSRLVDDLVKGGFVNRDINAANRREVILYLSEKGNKSIQQVRQRSVDFFRSLVEEFSDEDKELILGGFNKLTLALSRYRRNQNDK; encoded by the coding sequence ATGAAAGATGAATATTACTTTGAGCTTAGATCAAGCGTACAAAACTTTGTAAAGTTATTTGGACTACTCGAAACCAACGCTACCCCCTGTGGCTACCCTCTTTCTGTATCCCAGGTTTACGCATTACAAGAATTAGAATCTAACCAACTGTCCATTACAGAACTGGCCTCAAAACTAGAGCTGGAAAGAAGTTCGGTAAGCAGGCTCGTTGATGATCTAGTTAAGGGGGGATTTGTAAATCGTGACATAAATGCAGCTAATCGTAGAGAAGTAATTTTGTATTTATCTGAAAAAGGAAATAAGTCCATTCAACAAGTCAGGCAGCGGTCGGTAGATTTTTTTCGTAGCCTAGTGGAGGAATTTTCGGATGAAGATAAGGAACTTATTCTCGGAGGATTTAATAAGCTTACACTCGCCTTATCTCGTTATAGGAGGAATCAAAATGATAAGTAA
- a CDS encoding methyltransferase domain-containing protein codes for MDKKNYDHFDLNNGCYFDLPFVQTQVQGALDNSIFNYFNSCIIGVYLLHIKPIRLVKRWVIMEFQKDLSHLGWEEVRNRQLQRMSLVSEWASIAGIKEGSTLLDIGPGPGAFLNEYASLVGTNGKVIALEKSKEAIDYFLKTSNQPNVITVCWNAEQPYNTEIHDIDVITLTDVLHHAESILDILKNVRTLSNVKTRILISKFDPETQGAFGPPLTSRIPISQLKSAILSIGFEVCREGKQDFEHYYLLLKTEPST; via the coding sequence TTGGATAAGAAGAACTATGATCATTTTGACCTTAATAATGGTTGTTATTTCGATTTACCGTTTGTTCAAACACAAGTGCAAGGAGCCTTGGACAATAGCATTTTCAATTATTTCAACAGTTGTATCATTGGGGTTTATCTTTTACACATTAAACCAATTCGGTTGGTAAAAAGGTGGGTTATTATGGAATTTCAAAAAGATCTGTCTCATCTAGGATGGGAAGAGGTGAGAAATCGCCAGCTACAACGAATGTCGTTAGTCTCCGAATGGGCTTCAATTGCCGGTATCAAAGAAGGCAGTACCTTACTTGATATCGGACCTGGCCCCGGAGCCTTTTTGAATGAATACGCCAGTTTGGTCGGAACAAACGGTAAAGTCATAGCTCTTGAAAAATCAAAAGAAGCTATTGATTATTTTTTAAAGACCTCAAACCAGCCTAATGTTATAACTGTATGCTGGAATGCAGAGCAACCCTACAATACTGAAATTCATGATATTGATGTGATTACACTTACCGATGTGCTTCACCATGCAGAGTCAATTCTTGACATCCTCAAGAATGTACGCACTCTTTCCAATGTAAAAACGCGCATATTAATTTCTAAATTTGACCCTGAAACTCAAGGCGCGTTCGGCCCTCCATTAACTAGCAGAATCCCAATAAGTCAACTCAAATCTGCTATCCTAAGTATCGGATTTGAAGTATGTAGGGAAGGGAAACAAGATTTTGAGCATTATTACTTGCTTTTAAAAACAGAGCCATCAACCTAA
- a CDS encoding pyridoxamine 5'-phosphate oxidase family protein has product MERNQLEKHISSMLDNTRFCSFATVEGGKPHVRYMTVYHDGLTIYLATNRKSHKVEELDDNPHVHILTELKDDKPDEFLQIEATATVTKDDSLRHKVWNDWLKPWFEGPDDPDYVILEVKPSRIAFAKDMNVQVWEA; this is encoded by the coding sequence ATGGAGAGAAACCAATTGGAAAAGCATATTTCAAGCATGCTCGACAACACCCGCTTCTGTTCGTTCGCGACGGTGGAAGGCGGCAAGCCTCATGTCCGGTATATGACCGTTTATCATGACGGGCTGACGATCTACCTGGCCACCAACCGCAAGTCCCACAAGGTGGAGGAGCTCGACGACAACCCTCACGTGCATATTCTTACGGAGCTGAAGGACGACAAGCCGGACGAGTTCCTGCAGATCGAGGCTACCGCGACCGTTACGAAGGATGACTCCCTGCGCCATAAGGTGTGGAACGATTGGCTGAAGCCGTGGTTCGAAGGACCGGACGATCCGGACTATGTCATTCTCGAGGTGAAGCCGTCCCGCATTGCATTCGCGAAGGACATGAACGTGCAGGTGTGGGAGGCTTAG
- a CDS encoding Bax inhibitor-1/YccA family protein — MNLQQSEKAADWEREYNSSFHKLLRMFTLSILISFLGTLAGTQVPPALILPLIVVEFIMLISAMFIRRRKKSIGYLFTYAFCFISGITLYPTIAYYASTGGAGIVTSAFVVTTVVFAGLTLYAYLSKRDFTFLGGFLMIGLLTLVGFSLVGMFTGGFGGTLGLTLAFFGVVIFSGYILYDISQYKHGLTEEMIPLAVLNLYLDFINLFLSLLRLFGLSRD, encoded by the coding sequence ATGAACCTGCAGCAAAGCGAGAAAGCGGCCGATTGGGAAAGGGAGTACAACTCCTCGTTTCATAAGCTGCTCCGCATGTTTACGCTTTCGATCCTGATCTCGTTTCTTGGTACGCTGGCAGGCACCCAGGTGCCTCCCGCGCTGATCCTGCCGCTCATCGTCGTGGAGTTCATCATGCTGATCTCCGCCATGTTCATCCGGCGCCGGAAGAAGTCCATCGGCTACCTGTTTACGTACGCCTTCTGTTTCATCAGCGGAATCACGCTTTATCCGACGATCGCCTACTACGCCTCCACCGGTGGAGCGGGGATCGTGACCTCGGCGTTCGTGGTGACGACGGTTGTTTTTGCCGGCTTGACCCTGTATGCCTACTTGAGTAAGAGGGACTTCACCTTCCTCGGGGGCTTTCTCATGATCGGGCTCTTGACCTTGGTGGGCTTCAGCCTGGTGGGGATGTTCACCGGTGGTTTCGGGGGCACGCTCGGCCTGACGCTCGCCTTCTTCGGAGTCGTCATTTTCTCCGGCTACATCCTGTACGACATCTCGCAGTACAAGCACGGGCTGACGGAAGAGATGATCCCGCTTGCCGTGCTCAACCTGTATTTGGATTTCATCAACCTGTTTTTGTCGCTGCTGCGTCTGTTCGGGCTTTCCCGGGACTAG
- a CDS encoding PadR family transcriptional regulator, producing the protein MEDLTELLKGVLEGCVLEIINRNETYGYEITRRLNALGFTDVVEGTVYTILIRLEKNKLVEVTKRPSDMGPPRKFFAINDAGREELQKFWRKWEFVSSKINELKETES; encoded by the coding sequence CTGGAAGACCTGACGGAATTGCTCAAAGGCGTGCTGGAGGGCTGTGTCCTTGAAATTATTAACCGCAATGAAACCTACGGCTACGAAATCACGCGGCGGCTGAACGCCCTCGGCTTCACCGATGTGGTGGAGGGAACGGTGTACACCATCTTGATCCGGCTTGAAAAAAACAAGCTGGTGGAGGTCACGAAGAGACCCTCCGACATGGGACCGCCGCGGAAGTTTTTCGCGATTAACGACGCCGGGCGTGAGGAGCTGCAGAAGTTCTGGAGAAAATGGGAGTTCGTATCCTCCAAAATTAACGAGCTAAAGGAGACCGAATCATGA
- a CDS encoding DUF1048 domain-containing protein: MNFWERITGSDMTKEFKTFESRVKKLPAEYQAAWEEINVNLWAHADFTGRNLIPILDGVLGLLEESAADGQRVQEVLGDDIKGFCSALAGEEGAKSVRDKWREQLNTTIAKKLGK, encoded by the coding sequence ATGAATTTTTGGGAAAGAATCACCGGGAGCGACATGACCAAAGAATTTAAGACGTTTGAATCACGAGTCAAAAAGCTGCCGGCCGAATATCAGGCCGCATGGGAGGAAATTAACGTCAATCTTTGGGCGCACGCCGATTTTACCGGCCGCAACCTCATACCCATTCTTGACGGTGTGCTTGGCCTGCTCGAAGAATCGGCGGCGGACGGTCAACGTGTCCAAGAGGTTCTGGGGGACGATATCAAAGGCTTCTGTTCCGCGCTGGCCGGCGAAGAAGGCGCCAAGTCTGTCCGCGACAAGTGGCGCGAGCAGCTCAATACTACGATCGCGAAAAAGTTAGGTAAATAG
- a CDS encoding DUF1048 domain-containing protein — protein sequence MNIRDIIEGKREWRAHVARVKALPQDYQIVYKEIQKYLFKVGPVELNEGTGLLSGIVDLFEEGAASGKGVLEVTGRDVAAFADELIKDSKTHTDNWQESVGKETRKAIKKVTDNQK from the coding sequence ATGAACATCCGCGATATCATCGAAGGCAAAAGAGAATGGCGGGCACACGTGGCGCGTGTCAAAGCGCTTCCGCAGGATTATCAGATTGTCTACAAAGAGATTCAAAAATATCTCTTTAAGGTGGGCCCTGTAGAGCTGAACGAAGGAACGGGGCTGCTTTCGGGGATTGTCGATCTTTTTGAAGAAGGTGCGGCCTCGGGAAAGGGCGTGCTCGAAGTGACGGGCCGTGACGTAGCGGCATTCGCTGACGAGCTGATCAAAGATTCCAAAACGCACACGGACAACTGGCAGGAATCGGTTGGCAAAGAAACCCGCAAGGCCATCAAAAAAGTCACGGATAACCAAAAGTAG
- a CDS encoding ABC transporter ATP-binding protein yields the protein MEKAIMVKGLQKSYKQHHVLKGVDFEVSKGSIFALLGSNGAGKTTVVKILSTLLKPDSGTVTVNGFDVASKPGQVRQSISLTGQFAAVDEILTGRENLIMIARLRHLANPRQVADDLLKRFGLTDAADRKPSTYSGGMRRRLDIALSLVGSPPVLFLDEPTTGLDPEARIEVWKIVKELADGGTTVFLTTQYLEEAEQLAGQIAILHEGRIIASGTLAELKQLFPKAQVEYVEKQPTLEEIFLAIIGHKEAM from the coding sequence ATGGAAAAAGCCATTATGGTGAAAGGTCTGCAAAAGTCCTACAAACAGCATCATGTTCTGAAGGGCGTGGATTTCGAGGTGAGCAAGGGCAGCATTTTCGCCCTGCTCGGCTCCAACGGCGCGGGCAAGACGACGGTTGTCAAAATCCTCAGCACTCTCCTTAAGCCGGACAGCGGAACCGTTACCGTAAACGGATTTGACGTCGCGTCAAAGCCCGGCCAGGTGCGGCAGTCGATCAGCCTGACCGGGCAGTTTGCGGCGGTAGACGAGATCTTGACCGGGCGGGAAAATCTCATCATGATCGCCAGGCTGCGCCACCTCGCCAATCCGCGTCAAGTGGCGGACGATTTGCTGAAACGTTTCGGCTTGACGGACGCGGCCGACCGCAAGCCATCCACTTATTCGGGTGGGATGCGCCGCAGGCTCGACATCGCCTTGAGCCTGGTGGGAAGCCCGCCGGTCCTATTCCTCGATGAGCCCACCACCGGGCTTGACCCCGAGGCACGGATCGAAGTCTGGAAGATCGTAAAGGAGCTGGCCGACGGCGGGACGACGGTATTCCTGACCACGCAGTATTTGGAGGAAGCCGAGCAGCTTGCCGGTCAGATAGCCATTCTGCACGAGGGCCGGATTATTGCGAGCGGCACGCTCGCCGAGTTGAAGCAGCTGTTCCCGAAAGCACAGGTGGAGTACGTGGAGAAGCAGCCGACCTTGGAGGAAATCTTCCTTGCCATCATCGGTCATAAGGAGGCCATGTAA
- a CDS encoding ABC transporter permease, with translation METSKNHFFGDMSVMLGRSMRHIFRSLDTILTVCITPIAMMLLFVYVFGGAIQTGTDNYVNYLLPGILLMAIASGVAYVAYRLFMDKQKGIMERFHSMPIARSAVLWGHVLTSVVSNVMTIVIIVLVALLMGFRSSAGVLSWLAAAGILVLFTLALTWIAAIAGLSAKTIEGASAFSYPLIFLPFISSAFVPTETMPSVVRAFAENQPVTSIVETLRALLSGQPAGHEIWIALAWCLGIMIVAYLFAMRAYNRKAA, from the coding sequence ATGGAGACGTCAAAAAATCATTTCTTCGGCGACATGAGCGTTATGCTTGGACGCTCCATGCGCCATATTTTCCGCAGCCTGGATACCATCCTTACGGTCTGCATCACTCCGATTGCCATGATGCTGCTATTCGTTTATGTGTTCGGCGGCGCCATCCAGACCGGCACGGATAACTATGTGAACTACCTGCTTCCCGGCATTCTGCTTATGGCTATTGCGAGCGGGGTGGCCTACGTGGCTTACCGCCTGTTTATGGATAAGCAGAAGGGCATCATGGAGCGATTCCACTCCATGCCGATTGCGCGTTCCGCCGTCCTGTGGGGGCATGTGCTGACCTCGGTGGTTTCCAACGTCATGACCATTGTCATCATCGTTCTCGTCGCGCTTCTTATGGGCTTTCGTTCGTCGGCCGGGGTCCTGTCTTGGCTTGCCGCAGCCGGTATCCTCGTGCTGTTTACACTGGCGTTGACTTGGATCGCGGCCATTGCCGGACTGTCCGCCAAAACGATCGAAGGGGCAAGCGCCTTTTCCTATCCGTTAATCTTCCTGCCCTTCATCTCCTCCGCCTTTGTGCCGACCGAGACCATGCCGTCCGTCGTACGCGCCTTTGCCGAGAACCAGCCGGTGACGTCGATAGTCGAGACCCTCCGGGCCCTGCTGTCCGGTCAGCCGGCAGGCCATGAGATCTGGATCGCTCTAGCATGGTGCTTGGGCATCATGATCGTCGCCTATCTGTTCGCGATGCGCGCTTACAACCGGAAAGCAGCTTAA